In Dama dama isolate Ldn47 chromosome 10, ASM3311817v1, whole genome shotgun sequence, the sequence tttaggacttccctggtggtccagtggttaagaatccccctgccaatgcagggggcacaggtttgatccctggcccgggaagatcccacatgctgcagggcagctaagcctgtgcaccacaactactgggcccatgctttagagcccgtgctccacaacaagagaagccaccatggtgagaagcctgtgcagcgcaactagagagcagcccccactccctgcaactagagaaagcctgtctgcagcaatgaagagccagcacagccaaaaataaataaatagaaaatcatataaaaagtacgtttgtgtatatgtgtgtatgtaaatactTATATACATGTTCATGTAGATATACTAATTTACCATACACACATGGATTATATTATGTGTGTATTCATATATACTTATGTATGTCTTTGCATGTATGGTGGTGGGggtcatttagttgctaagttgtgtccgactcttgtgaccccatggactgtagcccaccaggctcctctgtccatgggatttcccaggtaagaatactggagtgggttgccatttcctcctccaggggatcttccaaacccagggatcgaacccatgtctcctgcagctcctgccttgcagatggattctttaccaactgagccaccagggaagcccttttgcatgaatacatacacatatgttatGTGTGTAttcacatatgcacacatgttcatgtatatatacatatatgccagtgtacacacttatttttttttcatgcataCACCTATGTTCTGTCTTAAAGTAGAGGCTCCACGAGGGTTGGGCAGCACGGTGAGGCCATGGAGCCTACAGAGTAGACCCTGCCCTGGTGTGTCCTATCAGTCCTCAGAGCATCCTTTTGGGAGTAGCATCATCAGTGCTGTTGCTCCATTTCCCAGATGcggaagctgaggttcagaggTTAAGTTGGCCACACCATGTCCCCCAGGTGGTAGACACAGGGTCGGAACCACAGCTCACTCAGGGTTTGAAGCCCTTCCTCTGGCCAGAGCCCCTGCGGAGCAGAGCAACCAGGCTATTCACCCTGCACTGTGCTGTCCACCCCCAACTCGCTCTCCCACTAGATTTttcctaatatttatttttatttatttggttgcaggagcctgggtttgatccctgggtcaggaagataccctggaggaggaaatggcaaccatttcatcctctgtcgccctcttctgctcctgccttcaatctttcccagcatcagggtcttttccagagttggctcttcgcatcaggtggccaatgtattggagctttagcttcagcatcactccttccaataaatgttcaggactgatatcctttaggattgactggttggatctccttgcagttcatgggactctcaagagtcttctccagcatcccaGTCTGAATTTTAGGGATAAATATTCAGGTAGgagtcctgtggctgctgggccatTTTCTGGGCTGGTGAAGCTCTCTCTGGTGACCTTCTTTCCCAACCTCCTAATCAGAGGAACCACAGCTTCCCCTTCAGGGCACTTGGCTGCTGGGTTTCTGAGGGGACATGGTGGGGCAGGGAAGAAGCCACAGAGCTGTCCCTTCCCAGCCAGTCACTGGCGAGGAAAGCAGGGCTGTGGGGACAAGTCAGACCACTGTGATGAGCAATCAAGGGAGAGAGTCACTGTGCTCAAAAATCCAAATGCATGTTTATAAAAAGCTCCAACATGGTTATGATACAAACCTGAGGGTGCACAATCCACTCATTCAATAGACTCAGTGAGCATCTATTATGTGCAAGCGTTATGCTGGGTGTCAGAgcagaacagaaaataagaaatgaacatTTCTGCCCTCACAAGGTTGACACCAATACATAAACATAATTGCAAATTGTAACAAAAGCCATAAGGCCCGTAAATCAGGATGTGACATAAAGAACAATAGAGGGACCTGCTTGGGGAGGCCAGGGAAAGTTTAATGAGGAACACTGGAGCTGAAACCTGAAGGGAccaagggaagagcattccaggtggTGGGAACcaccagtgcaaaggccctgtggcagatAAGAGCTCGGAATAACAAAGTGGCCAGTGTGACTGGGCATCCAAGGTGACGATAGAGTAGGGTGTGACACGGACGAGGTTGAGTGAGAGTCGAAACTGGACCCGGCAGGGCCATGGAAAAATGGAGGCTAAAACCCTGACTGTGAAATTCTCTGCAGTCCTCAGGAGCACAGAGCTGAGTGAGGAGCAGAGCCTCAGAAAATGACAGGATGTGAAGAAACACAGCTCATAAAGGTCTCACCAGGGATGCAAAGGCAGGTCTCCTGACCCGGCAAAGCAGAGACCACAGGCCCCTTTGAAAGTGGTGCTCAGCCCTTCTGCAATGGAGCCTCCTTTCTGCCCAACTGCCGCCCCTGATGCCCCAGGTGCCAGCACATCATTGTTCTCCCTCCTGCCCCGCCCGCCCGCATCACAGGCACCATCACCGTGGCAACCGAGCCAGCCAATCAGAACCCTCCCTTTTCAGGGGGACCCTTATAAATTGAGCCTCCTCTGCCCAGACACACCACATCCAACACCCAGAGGCCTCCAGGCCCCCTCCTCCTGGAGAAACCAAGTCAGTTGCCCCTCACTTTCCTCCAGGGCAGGCAAGGGGAGTCTCCCAGCGGGGAGGCTCAGGAACCAGGTGCAGGTCTACAGTCACCCAGGCTAGAGCCCCAGTCCCCTGCATGGCCATGCCATGATGCAGAAGCCACGCAGGAGCCCCTGAGAGATTCCAGTGGTCACTTGGGAAGCACCGTGAGCCACGACAGCAGCGTCCTGTCAAGCCTGCTACACTCCAGCCTGGAGCGATGCATTGACATCAGCCGGCTGAGCAGCGGGTACGCAGGGGATGAGGAGAACAGCGAAGTCAGCTTGCCAGGCAGCCATCAAATCATGCGGTTGAGCAGAAGGCTCCACACCCAGGCAGGCGGGGCCCAGACCAACCAGGTGTGCGCCGTCTACTCTCCTAAGCAGCTGAAGAGACGACTGGCCTGCCAAGCCAACAGCACCAGCCAGACTGGAAGGGAATAGTAAGACCAGCCTGCCCAGCAGCAGCGTGGAGAGCAGGGCCAGCAGCTTCAGCAACATCAGTTTCATCAGCCTGGGCAGCAGCGCCCTAAACTACCAAGTGAGCAGCGGGCTGGTCAGCTCCGTGGACAGCCTTCCCTCCAGCCAGGCCAGCAACCACCAGAGCGTCAGGGTGGACAGCCACGTGCAAAGCGGGCTGCAGAGCAAAACCAGTCTTCCAGGGGACAAAGCTGGGGACAGGGTGAATGTTAGTGACCAGGTCGCCAAGGATGAGCAGCCTGCCCAGGTGCACGTGCCTTTATGAGACCTCGCCAGCCACTGGGACCTTGAAAAACACATCATGTGAAGACCCAGCAAACCCAGACTTCACCCAGAGTGGTTATTGCCAACAGAAGTAagaaagaccttttaaacgtATACACTGGGTCAAAATCACCAGTGATTTTGATTTATCTGTAACAACAGCCATCGGCAGGAGAGCCGTATGTTGCCAATTACACTGAGCATCAGCAGTCAGTGAGGAGACCATCTACACTGAAAACCATTCTTGGGAAGAACATGATCAAGATCCACCCCCTGCTGGGTCCACCTGTGTTAACACCACAGTGGCAATAACATCAGTCCTGTGATGTCATCAGTCCAGTGACGAGCCATCCCTGACAGCATCCGTCAGTGACAAAGCCATCTGTTAGAGAAACATCCTTGGTGGGATCACCTGTGCCAGAACTCATCCGTGGAGACAACCATTTTCAAGGCAAGTGTCAACTGTTATTAAGAACCATCTGCAGTTAGAAGAACCTTCCATGATCCATCCCAAGTGAAGGACACCATCTGTAACCAACACCGACCATGATGAGCTCAGAAGGCAAAACCACCAACCACAGCTGGGATTGTCCATGTCAAGAGCCAACTGGCGCGCGTGCTGTCGATGAGGAGCTCAGTCCCGCGCATGCTCTGTAAGAGGCGCTGCCCACAGGAGCCGGGAGCATCTAGAGTGGACACTCGTGACAACTGCGTCAAGGGAGCCCCATCCCCTGAGGAGCATCGTCTAAGGAAGATTTACGCTTTcaattttgaacactgtttccagGCAGCAAGTGCTCCTTGgcatccatccatgtctctgttgGGTCTCAGGGGAGGCAGAGAGACAAGAGGAGAGGCCAGGAATCAACCTTTGTTGAGATGGTTGGGACAGTGCTTCCCGTGGCAGGACAATGCCATGACAAATGCTTAATGGTGACAGAGACCAACCCAGCCGAGAATGGCTGCAGTGGGTGAGCTCCGGACCATTTAGTGAATGACCCCTAGGTGGGTGGGACGACTGAGGTCTGCACTCCGCCCCTACTCAGGACATCAACTCCATCCCTGGGCTGATCACACAGACTTGGGGGAGAGTGAGTACGTCCTCGGAGGGATGGAGGCCAGAACAGTCATGCAGACATCCCCTGGGTACCAGAAGGAAAGTTGAGGGGGCACCGAAAACAATAAAAGGTGTCTGGAGAggctccatgtgtgtgtgtgtgtgtgtgagtctgtgtgcgtTCCTGGTGAGGCTATGATCACACTGAAGAATCATGGAGAGGATCAGGCTTAGCCACCAACTTTGCTACGTAATCCTTACacattctgggcctcagtttgccCATATGGAAAATGGGACCAATCACCCCTATTTCATAAACAGACAGGATGGTTTTATGGATTACACAAGAATGTATATTAAGAACCTGGCTAGGACTgtttccttcctctccttctcttttcttacccatctgtagaatgggcaCAGTGGTTTCACTCAGGCATAAGTTGGATTGCTAATAGGAAGAAAAGCattcttgaccaaaaaaaaaaaaaaattgtaccatTTACTTAGGAGTCAAGATGGTACAGCAGGTGATTTTGATGGGTTTGAGGAAGGGTGAGTGGTTTTGGGTTTGAGGGTGCCATGTGTCTGGATGGGTGGGTCCCTTTTTCTTGAGCATGAGGACCCCTTTGGAGGACAGTCTCCCCCACTTTGCTGCAGGCAAAATTGCTCAGCGTGGCCTGAGTTCCCACGAGCCAGGTGGACAAGAGAAGGACCCCCGACCCTGCCCAAATGACCCTCTGTCTGCCGTGGCTACGGGGAAAGCTTGGCTGCCTCATCACCCCTACCTCTGTCCAGTCTCCCCTGGGGACATTCCCCTGATTTCCTGTCTCAGAGGTGAGCAGAGACACTGAGGCACACAGCAGGATGAGACAACTGCACGCTAGGCCCTGGGTCAGGAGGCCACAGACTACTTGGACACAGCGTGGCCAACGCTGAGCACTCAGCCTTCCCCTGACCACCTCTCCTCCCCTGTCCCCTCTCTGCAGATGACATCATCACTCCCGATTGTCCAAGCCAGATCCTATACCATGGTGGTCTGCCCCACCCCCTCACACATCCCATCGGCCCTTcaacctctcccacccccactgctGACCCCTTAACCCAGGCCGTCACCTTCCACCCAGACCAATGGTTCCCAGCCCTGGC encodes:
- the C10H16orf82 gene encoding protein TNT produces the protein MNKATKSNIQGWWRHTTSNTQRPPGPLLLEKPSQLPLTFLQGRQGESPSGEAQEPGAGLQSPRLEPQSPAWPCHDAEATQEPLRDSSGHLGSTVSHDSSVLSSLLHSSLERCIDISRLSSGYAGDEENSEVSLPGSHQIMRLSRRLHTQAGGAQTNQVCAVYSPKQLKRRLACQANSTSQTGRE